One part of the Nymphaea colorata isolate Beijing-Zhang1983 chromosome 8, ASM883128v2, whole genome shotgun sequence genome encodes these proteins:
- the LOC116258760 gene encoding ribonuclease E/G-like protein, chloroplastic isoform X4, which yields MVNDSWMEARSDRFPALMWGSWLRELDDIQLPTELDQSLLPSTGSWSILESLKFDGEEWHACSDYIPDLNKAYTTDNEGSGDSIHSERRLDKYSFVDGLFVEEPWFIQLPAVFRDLVGDKVTDQVSGECDLLEFPDDGVAGNTEKEAVRKESKPTQIVQFVNTVILINSSICTMQRVAILEDEKLVELLLEPVKNNVQCGSVYLGVVTKLVPHMGGAFVDIGTSRPSLMEIKLSREPYVYPPFRCTDKGTEDDFSEMELQHGSLLHEDPEEQEDEEDELETSDSLKWKRIAGTDTWTGGSLGEPELEDCFGGNVQHVETELASELPVLASHNCDEVTQSHHAAPAKVMNPLNDNFASNKWRNVQKGTKVIVQVIKEELGTKGPALSAYPNLRSRFWVLSTRCARIGVSKKISGLERTRLKLIAKTLQPPGFGLTVRTVAAGHSLEELQKDLEGLLSTWKDIVEHAQAAVLAADEGVDGAVPVILHRAIGQTLSVVQDYFNEKVSSMVVDSPRTYHEVASYLQEVAPDLCGRVELYTKKVPIFDEYGIEEEINNILSKRVPLPNGGSLVIEQTEALVSIDVNGGHGMLGHGTSQQQAILDVNLVAARQIARELRLRDIGGIIVVDFIDMLDESNKRLVYEEIKKAVERDRSLVKISELSRHGLMEITRKRVRPSVTFMISEPCSCCHGTGRVEALETLFSKIEHEISRLLATMTEKPNTENAKSWPKFVLRVDRYMCNYLTSGKKTKLGVLSSSLKVWILLKVARGFGRGEFEVKAFADGKVNDEHEPATISRLHSTAPRSYMPNTKLTLFPVKKLKGQRR from the exons ATGGTTAATGACTCTTGGATGGAAGCTAGAAGTGACAGGTTTCCAGCTCTTATGTGGGGATCATGGCTCAGGGAACTCGATGATATTCAGTTGCCCACAGAATTGGATCAATCTCTTTTGCCAAGTACAG GTAGTTGGAGCATTTTGGAAAGTCTTAAGTTTGATGGTGAAGAATGGCATGCATGTTCAGATTATATTCCTGATTTGAACAAGGCATACACCACTGATAATGAAGGGTCAGGTGACAGTATTCATTCAGAAAGAAGGTTGGATAAATATTCTTTTGTGGATGGTCTGTTTGTTGAGGAGCCATGGTTCATTCAGCTCCCTGCTGTGTTTCGTGATTTAGTGGGTGATAAAGTAACTGATCAAGTCTCTGGAGAATGTGACCTCCTTGAGTTTCCTGATGATGGAGTGGCTGGCAATACAGAAAAAGAGGCAGTTAGAAAAGAAAGTAAACCAACTCAGATTGTGCAGTTTGTCAATACTGTTATATTGATCAATTCTTCCATTTGTACTATGCAAAGAGTAGCCATTTTAGAAGATGAAAAACTGGTTGAATTGTTACTAGAACCAGTAAAAAATAATGTACAGTGTGGTAGTGTTTATCTTGGTGTGGTTACAAAACTTGTTCCCCATATGGGTGGTGCTTTTGTGGATATTGGTACTTCCCGACCTTCACTTATGGAAATAAAGCTAAGCAGGGAGCCATATGTCTACCCTCCATTCCGTTGTACAGATAAAGGGACTGAAG ATGATTTCTCAGAGATGGAGCTTCAGCATGGCTCTTTGCTGCATGAAGATCCTGAGGAgcaggaagatgaagaagatgagcTTGAGACTTCAGACTCCTTGAAGTGGAAAAGAATTGCAGGTACAGATACTTGGACTGGTGGATCCCTTGGCGAGCCTGAATTGGAAGACTGTTTTGGGGGGAATGTTCAGCATGTAGAGACTGAACTCGCTAGTGAACTTCCAGTTCTAGCATCACATAATTGTGATGAGGTTACACAGTCTCATCATGCTGCACCAGCTAAGgtaatgaatccattgaatgacAATTTTGCTTCTAATAAGTGGAGGAATGTTCAGAAAGGCACCAAAGTGATTGTGCAAGTTATCAAAGAGGAGCTTGGTACGAAAGGTCCTGCTCTATCTGCTTATCCAAACTTAAGAAGCAGATTCTGG GTGTTGAGCACTCGTTGTGCAAGAATTGGGGTTTCAAAGAAGATATCAGGACTTGAAAGGACACGGTTGAAACTCATTGCTAAAACACTGCAGCCTCCTGGTTTTGGATTAACTGTAAGAACTGTTGCAGCTGGACATTCATTGGAGGAATTGCAAAAGGACCTGGAGGGTTTGCTTTCTACATGGAAAGATATAGTTGAACATGCACAAGCTGCTGTTCTTGCTGCTGATGAGGGGGTTGATGGTGCAGTCCCTGTCATTTTACACAGAGCAATCGGTCAAACATTATCTGTTGTGCAAGATTATTTCAATGAGAAG GTCAGCAGCATGGTTGTTGATTCTCCCCGGACATATCATGAG GTTGCTAGTTATCTTCAAGAAGTTGCTCCAGATCTGTGCGGAAGAGTTGAGTTATATACCAAAAAAGTTCCTATATTTGATGAATATGGTATTGAAGAGGAGATCAACAATATCCTGAGTAAAAG GGTTCCACTTCCAAATGGAGGCTCGCTAGTCATTGAGCAAACTGAGGCCTTAGTTTCAATTGATGTGAATGGGGGCCACGGGATGCTTGGTCATGGGACATCACAACAACAAGCTATCCTTGATGTTAATCTTGTTGCAGCAAGGCAG ATTGCAAGGGAGTTACGTCTCAGGGATATTGGTGGCATTATTGTCGTTgattttattgatatgcttgaTGAAT CAAATAAAAGATTGGTATACGAGGAAATCAAGAAAGCTGTTGAGAGGGACCGGTCATTGGTGAAAATTTCTGAATTGTCTAGACATGGCCTAATggaaataacaagaaaaagg GTCCGTCCAAGTGTTACATTTATGATTAGTGAGCCATGCAGTTGCTGCCATGGTACTGGACGTGTTGAAGCCTTAGAAACattgttttccaaaattgaGCATGAAATATCCCGCTTACTT GCTACAATGACTGAGAAGCCCAATACTGAAAATGCAAAGTCGTGGCCTAAATTTGTTTTAAGAGTAGATCGCTACATGTGCAACTATTTGACCTCCGGAAAGAAGACTAAGCTTGGAGTCCTTAGCAGCTCTCTCAAAGTGTGGATTCTTCTAAAG GTTGCAAGAGGTTTTGGTCGGGGAGAATTTGAGGTCAAGGCATTTGCTGATGGTAAGGTCAATGATGAGCATGAGCCGGCAACTATTTCCAGGCTGCATTCAACCGCACCTCGTTCTTACATGCCAAATACAAAATTAACTCTGTTTCCAGTGAAGAAATTGAAGGGACAACGTAGATGA